One Hordeum vulgare subsp. vulgare chromosome 4H, MorexV3_pseudomolecules_assembly, whole genome shotgun sequence DNA window includes the following coding sequences:
- the LOC123449336 gene encoding SNAP25 homologous protein SNAP33-like, giving the protein MSVSMNMRQNTVSTPIRRTTNPFDSDSDTEVPSRPLRAQSAPTQHTNQSVQELEDYTLRKAEETSSKVNDCVRAAEAIREDATQILLTLHRQGEQITHTHRVAADIEHDLTMSEKLLGSLGGLFSKTWRPKRNQHIKGPVSENSSFKSTSNEMEQRQKLGIASTPQKSPSSVHSAPATEMDKVKAEKARQDDAFADLSNILGGLKDMALDMGTEIDRQNKSLDTFSDDVDELNFRVKGANQRGRRLLGK; this is encoded by the exons ATGTCAGTATCAATGAATATGAGGCAAAACACAGTCAGCACTCCTATCCGTAGGACGACAAATCCCTTTGATTCTGACTCTGATACTGAAGTGCCCTCAAGACCATTAAGGGCACAATCAGCTCCAACACAGCACACCAACCAATCTGTGCAAGAATTGGAAGATTACACTCTACGTAAAGCAGAAGAAACCTCAAGCAAAGTAAATGATTGTGTTAGGGCAGCCGAAGCTATTAGGGAAGATGCGACACAAATCCTGCTGACTTTGCATCGACAAGGTGAACAGATCACTCACACTCATCGAGTAGCGGCTGACATCGAGCACGACCTTACCATG AGCGAGAAGCTTTTGGGAAGTCTAGGAGGACTATTTTCGAAGACATGGAGGCCAAAAAGAAATCAGCATATAAAAGGACCTGTTTCAGAGA ATAGCTCTTTCAAGAGTACATCAAACGAGATGGAGCAGAGGCAGAAGCTTGGAATTGCCTCAACGCCTCAAAAATCTCCCAGTTCTGTACATAGTGCGCCTGCAACCGAGATGGACAAAGTTAAG GCTGAGAAAGCAAGGCAGGACGATGCATTTGCAGACTTGAGTAACATATTGGGAGGCCTGAAGGATATGGCACTGGATATGGGTACAGAAATCGATAG GCAAAACAAATCACTGGATACTTTCAGTGACGATGTTGATGAGCTGAACTTCAGAGTCAAAGGGGCGAACCAACGGGGTCGTCGGTTGCTTGGGAAGTGA